A window of Dehalococcoidia bacterium contains these coding sequences:
- the nadD gene encoding nicotinate-nucleotide adenylyltransferase, which yields MKLGIMGGTFDPPHMAHLIIAETARVGLQLDKVIFVPAGDPWMKSAHTVTCAGKRVEMVGLAIDSNPSFSLSSIEVNRPGPTYTVDTVEQLAGEIGQNSELSLLLGWDSVAELPSWKAPYRLLKMVRIVAFPRPGAAKPDLAELEKAMPGSSERIIYMDEPCLSISSTCIRQRVKEGKSVRYLVPDAVALYIVEHKLYTA from the coding sequence ATGAAATTAGGAATAATGGGCGGCACATTCGATCCGCCCCACATGGCGCATCTTATCATTGCCGAGACGGCAAGGGTTGGGCTGCAACTTGATAAGGTAATCTTTGTACCGGCCGGCGATCCCTGGATGAAATCCGCGCATACAGTCACCTGTGCCGGGAAAAGAGTCGAGATGGTAGGCCTAGCCATAGATTCAAATCCATCCTTCAGCCTCTCATCGATCGAGGTGAATCGCCCGGGCCCCACTTATACGGTCGACACTGTCGAGCAACTGGCGGGAGAAATAGGGCAAAACTCAGAGCTGTCCCTGCTGCTGGGTTGGGACAGCGTAGCTGAGCTGCCTTCCTGGAAGGCGCCCTACCGCCTATTAAAGATGGTCAGGATCGTGGCTTTCCCGCGTCCCGGAGCTGCAAAGCCCGATCTCGCAGAGCTGGAAAAGGCCATGCCGGGAAGCAGCGAAAGGATCATCTATATGGATGAACCCTGTTTGAGTATAAGCTCCACCTGCATCAGGCAGAGAGTGAAAGAGGGGAAGTCGGTGCGCTATCTCGTGCCCGATGCTGTGGCGCTATATATCGTTGAGCACAAACTGTATACGGCCTGA
- the mazG gene encoding nucleoside triphosphate pyrophosphohydrolase, with protein MASETSGFNEAELDKFETFRTIVERLRGEGGCPWDRRQTHDSLKKYLIEESYEALEAIDNNDTAALSEELGDLWLQIMLHSQIAREAGEFSLEDVLRSINSKMIKRHPHVFGGKEIAGAEEASLSWQELKESEKNGNQSLLGGIPGSLPALAYSQTAGRRVAAVGFDWENADDIIDKLVEEVAELKNAATQEERNHEFGDVLLVLASVARHMDVDLESALRLANARFTRRFQYIEQVCRERGLDLRGMKLSEMDSLWDEAKREVG; from the coding sequence ATGGCCAGCGAGACATCGGGATTCAACGAAGCAGAGCTCGATAAATTCGAGACCTTCAGAACAATTGTAGAGCGTTTACGGGGGGAGGGCGGTTGTCCCTGGGACCGACGGCAAACGCATGACTCTCTCAAGAAATACCTTATCGAGGAAAGTTATGAGGCTCTGGAGGCGATCGATAATAACGACACGGCGGCCCTCAGCGAGGAACTGGGCGATCTCTGGCTGCAGATAATGCTTCATTCTCAGATCGCCCGCGAAGCGGGGGAGTTTTCTCTCGAGGACGTACTGCGCAGTATTAACAGCAAAATGATCAAAAGGCACCCGCATGTCTTCGGAGGCAAGGAGATCGCTGGCGCCGAAGAAGCTTCTCTCAGCTGGCAGGAGCTTAAAGAAAGTGAGAAGAATGGAAATCAATCACTTCTGGGCGGCATACCCGGCAGTTTGCCGGCCCTGGCATACAGCCAGACTGCGGGACGCAGGGTGGCTGCCGTGGGTTTCGATTGGGAGAATGCCGACGACATCATAGATAAGCTGGTCGAGGAGGTGGCGGAGCTGAAGAACGCCGCAACGCAGGAAGAGAGGAACCATGAATTCGGTGACGTGCTGCTGGTGCTCGCCAGTGTGGCCCGCCATATGGATGTGGACCTCGAATCAGCACTGCGCCTGGCTAATGCCCGTTTCACAAGGCGATTTCAATATATCGAGCAGGTCTGCCGTGAACGGGGTCTGGACCTGCGAGGCATGAAGCTTAGCGAGATGGATTCCCTCTGGGATGAGGCGAAGAGAGAAGTGGGATAA
- the dnaA gene encoding chromosomal replication initiator protein DnaA, producing MQADKIWQAALGELQIQVSKANYNTWLKDSRGIDYDNGVFTVAVPSTFIAEWLKGRLYSVVCRILSTITGRITEVVFQVQAINRDPAPGRNRLLTDGGTSVKERPAASRTTGLNSKFTFDTYVAGDCNLLPYTASLEIAENPGGVFNPLFIYGSTGTGKTHLLHAIGQAARSRGVNALYMSAEQFTNEFIIAIRNKKAEEFRIKFSRADILLLDDIQFLSGKNQTQECIFHIINDLLADNRQIVISCDRPPREIESFNVRLRSRLEGGLVADIYPPDHKTRLAILDLKSSLMQIKFDDNILNFLATNFHGSVRVLEGALIRLSTYSRMNNTTLDVNAVKAFLNDLIAATRQSSGNYTAAAVINAVADYFAIPPDDITGKKRDLKTSRARHIVMYLLRQQNHTNLAEIGRILGNRDHSTVIHGYDRIALNISSDSQLSKSIEDIRLMLKSRGSS from the coding sequence ATGCAAGCTGATAAAATATGGCAGGCGGCCCTGGGCGAACTGCAGATCCAGGTAAGCAAAGCTAATTATAATACGTGGCTTAAGGATTCCAGGGGAATTGACTACGATAACGGCGTCTTCACGGTCGCTGTTCCCTCGACCTTCATCGCGGAATGGCTTAAAGGCCGGCTGTATTCCGTGGTCTGCAGGATACTGTCAACTATCACGGGCAGAATTACCGAAGTTGTTTTCCAGGTACAGGCGATAAACCGTGATCCTGCTCCCGGCAGGAATAGATTATTGACCGATGGAGGGACCAGCGTGAAGGAACGTCCCGCTGCGTCCAGGACAACCGGCTTGAATTCCAAATTCACCTTTGATACATATGTTGCGGGCGACTGTAATCTTTTACCCTATACGGCCTCGCTGGAGATAGCCGAGAATCCCGGAGGAGTGTTTAATCCTCTATTTATATATGGCAGCACCGGCACCGGCAAAACTCATCTTCTCCACGCGATCGGGCAGGCGGCCCGGTCCAGAGGGGTGAATGCCCTGTACATGAGCGCCGAGCAATTCACCAATGAGTTTATCATAGCTATACGCAACAAAAAGGCCGAGGAATTCCGGATTAAATTCAGCAGAGCGGATATCCTCCTGCTCGATGATATACAGTTCCTCAGCGGGAAAAATCAAACCCAGGAATGTATTTTCCATATTATTAACGACTTATTAGCGGATAATCGCCAGATCGTAATATCCTGCGATCGGCCTCCCAGAGAGATCGAGTCGTTTAATGTGCGCCTGCGCTCCCGCCTCGAGGGTGGGCTGGTGGCCGATATCTATCCTCCCGACCATAAAACGCGGCTGGCCATACTTGATCTGAAATCGTCACTCATGCAAATTAAGTTCGATGACAATATCCTCAATTTCCTTGCAACCAATTTCCACGGCAGCGTAAGGGTTCTGGAGGGCGCGCTCATTCGCCTTTCTACCTATTCCCGCATGAATAACACGACCCTTGATGTCAATGCCGTCAAGGCATTTCTTAATGATTTGATAGCGGCTACCAGACAAAGCAGCGGGAATTATACTGCCGCAGCCGTTATAAACGCCGTGGCGGATTATTTCGCCATCCCGCCCGATGACATAACTGGTAAGAAAAGGGATCTTAAGACTTCACGGGCCCGTCATATCGTAATGTACCTTTTGCGCCAGCAGAACCACACCAACCTCGCCGAGATCGGAAGGATTCTGGGCAATCGCGACCACTCAACTGTCATCCATGGTTATGACAGGATTGCCTTGAATATAAGCTCCGATTCTCAGTTAAGCAAGTCCATCGAAGATATCCGGTTAATGTTGAAATCCCGCGGTTCTTCTTAG
- a CDS encoding dihydropteroate synthase, producing the protein MILIGENIHIISRAVSDAVKNRDSAPIQDLAKAQALAGADYLDLNLGPARKEPEEVASWLVDTVQAVADLPISLDTMNPLAMEAGLKLCRKRALLNSASGKAESREKMMPLAVKYGTQVIISVITDKGCPPDVDSRVESIMETVAYANSLGIDNEDIWVDPIVLPVSADQKQVREALEFIRILPDLLPGVKSVVGLSNVSNGTPTPLRGILNRTYMVMLERNGLYSAIADVLDQELIDLNRGSLNDIRVLIHRVMDGETVDADALPENEKNYVKTARVLMGDTLYSHAWLEG; encoded by the coding sequence ATGATCTTAATTGGCGAGAACATTCATATCATATCCAGGGCAGTCAGCGACGCCGTCAAGAACAGGGATAGCGCGCCCATACAGGATCTGGCAAAGGCGCAGGCCCTGGCCGGGGCTGACTATCTCGATCTGAATTTGGGCCCGGCGCGCAAAGAGCCGGAAGAGGTGGCTTCGTGGCTGGTGGATACCGTTCAGGCAGTCGCCGACCTGCCGATATCTCTGGATACCATGAACCCTTTGGCCATGGAGGCCGGATTGAAGCTATGCCGAAAGCGGGCCCTTTTGAACTCGGCGTCGGGTAAGGCGGAGAGCAGAGAAAAAATGATGCCGCTGGCCGTCAAATACGGCACGCAGGTGATTATCTCAGTTATCACGGATAAGGGATGCCCGCCCGATGTCGATTCCAGGGTCGAAAGCATCATGGAGACCGTGGCTTATGCCAATAGCCTGGGCATCGATAACGAGGACATCTGGGTGGATCCCATCGTATTGCCGGTAAGCGCCGATCAGAAACAGGTGCGCGAGGCGCTGGAATTCATCAGGATACTGCCGGATCTGCTGCCGGGCGTGAAATCGGTGGTCGGCCTTTCAAACGTATCCAACGGCACGCCGACGCCTTTGCGCGGCATCCTGAATCGCACTTATATGGTTATGCTGGAAAGGAACGGACTCTACTCTGCCATAGCAGACGTTCTGGATCAGGAGCTAATCGACCTTAATCGAGGCAGCTTGAATGATATACGGGTGCTTATTCACAGGGTGATGGATGGAGAGACGGTCGACGCTGACGCGCTGCCCGAGAATGAGAAGAATTATGTAAAAACTGCCAGGGTGCTGATGGGGGATACGCTTTATTCGCATGCCTGGCTGGAAGGTTAG
- a CDS encoding zinc metallopeptidase has product MLLYLILMAPALIFMIYAQIKVKSTYAKYSKVYNQRGVTGAQAAMQLLRANGMADIPVETVKGKLTDHYDPSKRVLRLSPEVAGTPSVAAVGIALHEVGHAMQHKTKYAMMGLRSALVPAANIGSTLGWILVFGGLLLMGLSQVFGEMVAIAGILLFTAAVLFTLITLPVEFNASNRARQMIRETGLLVGQEYEGASAVLSAAALTYVAAMLQAVAQLLYFILLVFGGRRD; this is encoded by the coding sequence ATGTTGCTTTACCTTATATTAATGGCGCCCGCCCTGATATTCATGATATATGCGCAGATCAAGGTGAAATCCACCTACGCTAAATATTCTAAGGTTTACAACCAGCGGGGAGTGACCGGCGCCCAGGCTGCGATGCAGTTGCTGAGAGCCAACGGAATGGCGGACATACCGGTCGAGACCGTCAAGGGTAAATTGACCGATCATTACGATCCCTCCAAAAGAGTGCTGAGGCTTTCTCCGGAAGTTGCAGGAACACCTTCCGTTGCCGCAGTCGGCATTGCGCTTCACGAGGTCGGCCACGCCATGCAGCATAAAACGAAGTATGCCATGATGGGCTTAAGGTCCGCCCTGGTACCCGCCGCCAATATCGGCAGCACACTTGGATGGATTCTGGTATTCGGCGGCCTTCTGCTTATGGGTCTATCGCAGGTATTCGGCGAGATGGTGGCCATAGCCGGCATACTGCTTTTTACAGCTGCAGTACTGTTTACTCTTATTACGCTGCCGGTTGAATTCAACGCCAGCAACAGGGCCCGGCAAATGATCAGGGAAACCGGCCTGCTGGTGGGGCAGGAATACGAGGGGGCAAGCGCGGTTCTATCCGCTGCGGCCCTGACCTATGTGGCTGCCATGCTGCAGGCCGTGGCACAGTTGCTCTACTTCATCCTTCTGGTATTCGGCGGCAGGCGGGATTAA
- the gyrB gene encoding DNA topoisomerase (ATP-hydrolyzing) subunit B has translation MTSEQINGSNNGDYNAENIRVLDGLEAVRMRPGMYIGDTGKDGLHHLVYEIVYNSIDEAMAGYCDRIQVTINADNSVTVSDNGRGIPVDVHPEKGISALEVVMTTLHAGGKFGDGAYSVSSGLHGVGASVVSALSSWLRAEVSRNGKVWRQEYKVGIRQADVKSVGKTDQTGTTISFMADTEIFGEISYDFNQLAERLRELAFLNKGTEINLRDERTDRETTYFFEGGIASLVRRINKNRQVLDKSIYISGRVNSTAVEIAIQYNDGYSENVTAFANCVNTKEGGTHMTGFRAALTRVLNDYARKNKFLKDNDPNLSGEDIRDGLTAVVSVKVASPQFEGQTKAKLGNPEVKGQVESVASDQLNEYLEKHPDEGKSIIDKCLLAAKAREAARKARDLILKKTGLEFGTLPGKLADCASNNPKDCELYLVEGDSAGGSAKQGRDRNFQAILPLRGKILNVEKAAKDKIFDHEEIRALITALGTGISDGYDYNKLRYHQVIIMTDADVDGAHIRTLLLTFFYRNMFDIIDKGHLFIAQPPLYRLASGKQQHWVYSDAEKDAKMATMKSSKVDVQRYKGLGEMSPEQLWETTMNPATRTLLKVRVDDAMKADEIFHILMGSEVPPRKSFIQAHARSVKNLDI, from the coding sequence ATGACCTCTGAACAGATCAACGGTTCCAACAACGGCGACTACAATGCAGAAAACATCCGTGTCCTGGACGGACTGGAAGCGGTGCGCATGCGTCCCGGCATGTACATCGGCGACACCGGCAAGGACGGCCTTCACCACCTGGTCTACGAGATAGTTTATAACAGCATTGACGAGGCGATGGCCGGCTACTGCGACAGGATACAGGTCACGATCAATGCGGATAACTCAGTAACAGTCTCAGACAACGGCAGGGGAATACCTGTCGACGTCCATCCGGAAAAGGGCATATCAGCCCTTGAGGTGGTAATGACAACCCTGCATGCCGGAGGCAAATTCGGCGACGGTGCCTACAGCGTCTCATCCGGCCTGCACGGTGTCGGCGCATCGGTGGTCAGCGCACTTTCTTCCTGGCTGAGGGCCGAGGTGAGCAGAAACGGCAAGGTCTGGCGGCAGGAGTACAAGGTGGGCATCCGCCAGGCGGACGTCAAGTCCGTGGGCAAGACCGACCAGACAGGCACCACCATCTCGTTCATGGCAGACACCGAGATATTCGGTGAGATCAGCTATGATTTCAATCAGCTGGCTGAACGCCTTCGTGAGCTCGCTTTCCTCAACAAGGGCACCGAGATCAACCTCAGGGACGAGCGCACGGATCGCGAAACCACCTATTTCTTCGAGGGCGGCATCGCCAGCCTGGTCAGGCGCATAAACAAGAACCGCCAGGTGCTGGATAAGTCCATCTACATCTCCGGGCGGGTCAACAGCACCGCCGTAGAGATCGCCATTCAGTATAACGACGGCTATTCGGAGAACGTGACCGCTTTCGCGAACTGTGTTAATACCAAGGAAGGCGGCACACACATGACAGGGTTCCGCGCAGCCCTGACCCGCGTGCTCAACGATTACGCCAGAAAGAACAAGTTCCTTAAAGATAACGACCCCAATCTATCGGGCGAGGACATCCGCGACGGCCTGACGGCTGTTGTCAGCGTGAAAGTCGCATCGCCCCAGTTTGAAGGACAGACCAAGGCCAAGCTGGGTAACCCGGAGGTCAAGGGACAGGTTGAATCGGTGGCCAGCGACCAGCTTAACGAGTATCTGGAGAAGCACCCCGACGAGGGTAAATCGATAATAGACAAGTGCCTGCTGGCCGCCAAGGCCCGTGAGGCTGCCCGCAAGGCGCGCGACCTCATCCTCAAGAAGACCGGCCTCGAGTTCGGCACTCTTCCCGGCAAGCTGGCAGACTGTGCCAGCAACAATCCGAAAGACTGCGAATTATACCTGGTTGAGGGCGATTCAGCCGGCGGCTCGGCCAAACAGGGTCGCGACCGCAATTTCCAGGCCATCCTGCCCCTGCGCGGCAAAATACTTAACGTGGAAAAAGCCGCCAAGGACAAGATCTTCGATCATGAGGAGATAAGGGCGTTGATCACCGCACTGGGCACCGGAATCAGCGACGGATACGATTACAACAAGCTACGCTACCATCAGGTCATCATCATGACGGATGCCGACGTGGATGGGGCTCACATCCGCACCCTGCTTTTGACCTTCTTCTACCGCAACATGTTTGACATAATCGACAAAGGACACCTTTTCATCGCGCAGCCGCCGCTGTACCGGCTGGCATCCGGCAAGCAGCAGCACTGGGTCTACTCGGACGCCGAAAAAGACGCCAAGATGGCCACCATGAAGAGCAGCAAGGTGGACGTGCAGCGCTACAAAGGTTTAGGCGAGATGAGTCCCGAGCAGCTGTGGGAGACAACCATGAATCCCGCCACACGAACTTTACTCAAAGTGCGCGTCGACGACGCCATGAAAGCCGACGAGATATTCCATATATTGATGGGCAGCGAGGTCCCGCCCCGAAAATCCTTCATACAGGCCCATGCCCGCAGCGTCAAGAATCTCGATATATAG
- a CDS encoding acetyl-CoA decarbonylase/synthase complex subunit delta — protein sequence MEYKAPLEKYTGRIREITIGRGGKSLKIGGSNILPLHHFEGNAANRPAVALEVDDNGAAGWAGSAVEPFKDVVHDPVKWGSRCLKLGADLVCLHLEGTDPNGANKTAVEAAALVKLMAQELDSPLIVYGCGDDKKDVEVLTAIAEACKDENLLLGPAVKENYEAILKAVADNGHCVIAQTPIDINLEKELNVKLLKQLPPERIVIDPLSSALGYGMEYSFTIMERTRQVGVIYGDAAMQMPVIADLGRECWKTNQARSEGEQGMLWESITAMSLLLAGSDILVLRHPDNCRLLKEAIDGKI from the coding sequence ATGGAATATAAAGCGCCCCTGGAAAAATATACGGGCAGAATCAGGGAGATCACCATAGGCAGGGGTGGAAAGAGCCTGAAGATCGGTGGCAGCAATATATTGCCCCTGCACCATTTCGAGGGCAATGCCGCCAACAGGCCCGCGGTGGCGCTCGAAGTTGATGATAACGGAGCCGCCGGCTGGGCCGGGAGCGCTGTAGAACCTTTCAAAGACGTGGTTCACGACCCGGTTAAGTGGGGGTCGCGCTGTCTGAAACTGGGCGCGGATCTGGTCTGCCTGCACCTGGAGGGAACCGATCCGAACGGAGCAAATAAAACTGCGGTGGAAGCCGCCGCGTTGGTCAAACTGATGGCTCAGGAATTGGACTCCCCATTAATAGTCTATGGTTGCGGGGATGATAAAAAGGATGTTGAGGTGCTGACGGCGATTGCAGAGGCCTGCAAAGACGAGAATCTATTGCTGGGCCCGGCCGTCAAGGAGAATTACGAGGCTATATTGAAGGCGGTTGCCGACAATGGGCATTGCGTTATAGCCCAGACTCCCATAGATATAAACCTGGAGAAAGAGCTTAACGTGAAATTGCTCAAGCAGCTCCCTCCCGAACGAATAGTCATCGATCCGCTGAGCTCTGCGCTCGGTTACGGAATGGAGTATAGCTTCACCATAATGGAGCGGACCAGGCAGGTAGGCGTTATATACGGTGATGCGGCCATGCAGATGCCTGTTATCGCTGACCTGGGCCGAGAATGCTGGAAGACCAACCAGGCCCGGTCAGAAGGCGAGCAGGGCATGCTCTGGGAAAGCATTACGGCTATGAGCCTGCTATTAGCAGGCTCAGATATACTGGTGCTCCGACACCCGGATAACTGCAGGTTGCTGAAGGAAGCGATCGACGGCAAAATATAG
- the fmt gene encoding methionyl-tRNA formyltransferase, with protein sequence MKVVFMGSPAFSLPALRALILNEYEVKAVYTQPDKKTGRGQRIAACPVKQFAAEAGLRVIQPESFKDPTEVEMLAGLKPDIIIVAAYGQILPEEVLKIPPYKCINVHPSLLPKYRGPSPVATAILQGDTQTGVSIMLIERKVDSGPVIAQAAVDIKDDDTTGSLTGRLAETGAELLMDILPGWAAGTIQPVAQDETQASHTRMERKEDGTLDWSWTAVQLWRKVRACNPWPGSYVEWMNARIKIMETIPLQTVEKGTVGQVVELPRGEVTRVAVRTGDGLLGLIRIQPEGKREMTASDFMAGHKNFIGSIL encoded by the coding sequence ATGAAAGTTGTATTTATGGGATCACCTGCTTTTTCGCTGCCTGCATTGCGGGCGTTGATATTGAATGAATATGAGGTTAAAGCAGTATATACGCAGCCGGACAAAAAGACGGGGCGCGGTCAACGGATTGCCGCCTGTCCTGTAAAACAATTTGCCGCAGAAGCCGGACTGCGCGTGATCCAGCCCGAATCATTCAAAGATCCCACAGAGGTGGAAATGCTAGCCGGCTTGAAGCCTGACATAATCATCGTAGCGGCCTACGGTCAGATATTACCGGAGGAGGTTCTAAAAATCCCACCTTACAAATGCATTAACGTCCATCCGTCGCTGCTGCCCAAGTACAGGGGGCCTTCTCCTGTAGCAACCGCCATACTCCAAGGCGATACACAGACCGGCGTTTCAATTATGCTAATAGAGAGGAAAGTCGACAGCGGGCCTGTCATTGCACAGGCGGCAGTAGATATAAAGGATGATGATACCACCGGGTCATTGACGGGACGGTTAGCGGAAACAGGCGCTGAATTGCTGATGGACATACTGCCGGGCTGGGCCGCAGGGACCATACAACCTGTTGCACAGGACGAAACCCAGGCCAGCCATACGCGCATGGAAAGGAAAGAGGACGGAACACTGGACTGGAGCTGGACGGCGGTACAATTATGGCGCAAGGTGAGGGCCTGCAATCCCTGGCCGGGAAGCTATGTTGAATGGATGAACGCCAGAATTAAGATTATGGAAACCATCCCGCTGCAGACGGTGGAAAAAGGCACAGTGGGGCAGGTTGTTGAATTGCCCCGGGGAGAAGTGACACGGGTGGCTGTCAGGACCGGTGACGGATTGCTCGGTCTTATCAGGATTCAACCGGAGGGCAAACGTGAAATGACGGCGTCAGATTTCATGGCCGGGCACAAAAATTTCATCGGCAGCATTCTTTGA
- the rnhA gene encoding ribonuclease HI translates to MPGSDKIIVYCDGACSGNQYHVNTGGWGAVLLQGSRLKEIHGGEKNTTNQRMELTACIRALEQIKSGKYAVEVYTDSAYLVNCMQRKWYATWQRNGWHNAARKPVENRDLWEKLLSLTSLYKVKFIKVAGHSGNKLNERADELARQGIYETK, encoded by the coding sequence ATGCCGGGCAGCGATAAAATTATTGTCTATTGCGACGGCGCCTGCTCGGGGAACCAGTATCACGTCAATACCGGTGGGTGGGGCGCCGTACTGCTTCAGGGCAGCCGCTTAAAAGAGATCCATGGCGGCGAGAAGAATACCACCAACCAGCGCATGGAGCTGACCGCCTGCATCAGGGCGCTGGAACAGATCAAATCGGGGAAATATGCCGTTGAGGTCTACACGGACAGCGCGTATCTGGTCAATTGCATGCAGAGAAAATGGTACGCGACCTGGCAGCGGAACGGCTGGCATAACGCCGCCAGGAAACCGGTGGAAAACCGCGACCTATGGGAGAAGCTCCTCTCGCTGACATCCTTATATAAGGTAAAGTTTATCAAGGTCGCCGGACATTCCGGGAACAAACTGAACGAGCGGGCGGATGAGTTGGCCCGACAGGGAATATATGAGACTAAATAA
- the obgE gene encoding GTPase ObgE: MFVDNVEIQVKAGHGGSGLASFRREKFLPFGGPDGGDGGKGGDIYLYADSGVESLSSFKHKRLFKADNGGDGGKNRMHGINAGDLSIRVPMGTTVFIKEKGREMVVTDLIKDGQKVLLARGGKGGKGNVHYATSTRKAPKVFQRGEEGQHHDIILRVSLVVDVCIIGFSNSGKSTLLSALSSARPEIADYQFTTRAPVLGVVDDGVNKLTWVEMPALTRDSGLGKGLGNTFLYQAGRASVIVYLLDAGSTDLKGDFKTLRNEVLAFDGNLAQKAAIIAVNKIDSIDIEAKEDYVKKSLAGIEAPCIMISALGKIGLDTLVSQAHSMVLEIKHRSSGEQAAEVIFRPKPVDIR; encoded by the coding sequence ATGTTTGTTGATAATGTAGAAATACAGGTTAAGGCCGGCCATGGAGGAAGCGGCCTGGCCAGTTTCAGGAGGGAAAAATTCTTGCCTTTCGGCGGTCCGGATGGGGGCGATGGGGGCAAGGGGGGAGATATATATCTATATGCCGACAGTGGTGTTGAGAGCCTGTCATCTTTTAAACATAAACGTCTTTTTAAGGCGGACAACGGCGGGGACGGGGGCAAGAACCGTATGCACGGAATAAATGCCGGGGACCTGTCGATCAGGGTGCCGATGGGAACTACCGTATTTATCAAGGAAAAGGGCCGTGAGATGGTTGTAACCGATCTGATCAAGGATGGTCAAAAGGTGCTGCTGGCCCGAGGAGGAAAAGGAGGGAAGGGTAATGTGCACTATGCAACTTCCACCCGGAAAGCTCCCAAGGTTTTCCAGCGGGGTGAGGAAGGACAGCACCATGACATAATACTCAGAGTGAGCCTGGTCGTCGACGTATGTATAATCGGATTCTCCAACAGCGGAAAGTCGACGCTGCTTTCCGCACTTTCATCAGCCCGTCCGGAGATCGCCGATTACCAGTTTACTACACGGGCGCCCGTGCTGGGCGTGGTTGACGACGGCGTAAATAAACTGACCTGGGTAGAGATGCCCGCACTCACCAGGGATTCCGGCCTCGGAAAAGGGTTAGGGAATACTTTTCTCTATCAGGCCGGACGTGCCTCTGTCATTGTTTATCTGCTGGATGCAGGTTCTACCGATCTAAAAGGGGACTTTAAGACGTTGAGGAACGAGGTTCTGGCATTTGACGGTAATCTGGCTCAGAAGGCGGCAATCATTGCAGTCAACAAAATAGACAGCATAGATATCGAAGCTAAGGAAGATTATGTTAAGAAAAGTCTGGCCGGCATCGAGGCGCCCTGTATAATGATATCAGCGCTGGGTAAGATCGGCCTGGATACATTGGTTTCACAGGCGCACAGCATGGTATTGGAAATAAAGCACAGGTCGTCCGGCGAACAGGCGGCGGAAGTGATCTTCAGGCCGAAACCCGTAGATATACGCTAA